Proteins co-encoded in one Balearica regulorum gibbericeps isolate bBalReg1 chromosome 16, bBalReg1.pri, whole genome shotgun sequence genomic window:
- the MYBL2 gene encoding myb-related protein B isoform X3, translated as MLVRHYGQNDWKFLASHFPNRSDQQCQYRWLRVLNPDLVKGPWTKEEDQKVIELVKKYGTKQWTLIAKHLKGRLGKQCRERWHNHLNPEVKKSSWTEEEDRIIFEAHKVLGNRWAEIAKLLPGRTDNAVKNHWNSTIKRKVDTGGFLNETKESKSLYLLVEVDDKESQSRMRTGSQTVLPNWPVNISEIKEEDVSDEEVTGVQELPSELPAAELAERNAEGTPDDVVPEDASSFVTSPYKWVVEAANYLYPTSVPAFNEALDMIESDPDGWCDLTQFDLPEEPSAGSSSSSNSPVRQTPSKPAPSLPNVTEYRLDGHTISDLSKSSKGELIPISPHAEVSFGTPPSVLKRQKKRKISLSPVTENATSTSLSFLDSCNSMTPKSTPVKTLPFSPSQFLNFWTKQDTLELENPSLTSTPVCSQKVIVTTPLHRDKTPLLQKNSAFVTPDQKYVVDNTPHTPTPFKNALEKYGPIRPLPQTPHLEEDLKEVLRSEAGIELIIEDDVKPEKQKRKQGLRRSPIKKVRKSLALDIVDEDMTQNMPALPKTICFKRAQPVNFLSRSLNLSSSSRKNDSGLLNRAFVQVQPEKMSYRKMPSHFRPPAPMTRAWKAVACGGTRDQLFMQEKARQFLGMLKQSHTSRTLILS; from the exons ATGTTAGTGAGACATTACGGGCAGAATGACTGGAAGTTCCTGGCCAGTCACTTTCCT AACCGCAGTGATCAGCAGTGTCAGTACCGGTGGCTGAGGGTGTTGAATCCAGACTTGGTTAAGGGCCCTTGGACCAAAGAGGAGGACCAAAAG GTAATTGAACTGGTTAAAAAATACGGCACCAAACAATGGACCCTGATAGCCAAGCACCTGAAAGGGCGGTTAGGGAAGCAGTGCCGGGAACGCTGGCATAACCACCTGAACCCTGAGGTGAAGAAGTCCTCGtggacagaggaggaggatCGCATAATTTTTGAAGCCCACAAGGTCCTGGGGAATCGTTGGGCAGAGATTGccaagctgctgcctgggag gACCGACAATGCTGTGAAGAATCACTGGAATTCCACCATCAAGCGGAAGGTGGACACGGGAGGCTTCCTCAATGAAACTAAGGAGTCCAAGTCACTATACTTGCTTGTGGAGGTGGATGACAAGGAGAGCCAAAGTCGAATGAGAACTGGGAGCCAG ACCGTCCTGCCAAACTGGCCGGTCAATATCTCGGAAATAAAGGAAGAGGATGTCAGCGACGAGGAAGTGACGGGCGTGCAGGAGTTACCCTCAGAGCTGCCAGCTGCCGAACTGGCAGAACGTAATGCTGAGGGGACTCCAGATGATGTGGTGCCTGAGGATGCCTCTTCATTTGTCACATCACCCTACAAATGGGTCGTCGAAGCTGCCAACTATTTGTACCCAACATCAGTGCCAGCCTTCAATGAAGCTCTGGACATGATTGAATCT GACCCAGATGGGTGGTGTGATCTGACCCAGTTTGACCTGCCCGAGGAACCCTCCGCcggcagcagcagtagcagcaacAGCCCGGTGAGACAAACACCCAGCAAGCCAGCACCATCCCTGCCCAATGTGACCGAGTACCGCCTGGACGGCCACACCATCTCCGACCTGAGCAAGAGTAGCAAAGGGGAGCTCATCCCCATCTCTCCACACGCAGAGGTGAGCTTTGGCACGCCGCCCTCTGTGCTGAAGAggcagaagaagaggaagatcTCCCTCTCCCCGGTCACAGAGAATGCCACCAGCACCAGCCTTTCCTTCCTTGACTCCTGCAACAGCATGACGCCCAAGAGCACCCCTGTCAAGACACTGCCCTTCTCTCCATCTCAG TTCTTAAACTTTTGGACCAAACAGGATACACTAGAACTGGAGAACCCATCTCTGACCTCCACGCCTGTGTGCAGTCAGAAGGTGATTGTCACCACCCCTCTGCACAGGGACAAGACCCCTCTGCTCCAGAAGAACTCAGC GTTTGTCACACCAGATCAGAAGTATGTGGTGGACAACACTCCTCACACGCCCACGCCTTTCAAAAATGCCCTGGAGAAATATGGACCAATTAGACCTCTG ccccagactcctcACCTGGAAGAAGACTTGAAAGAGGTGCTCCGAAGTGAAGCTGGCATCGAACTTATCATAGAGGATGATGTGAAGcctgagaaacagaagaggaaacaagGG CTGCGCAGGAGTCCCATCAAGAAGGTCCGGAAGTCTCTGGCCCTGGATATTGTGGATGAAGATATGACGCAAAATATGCCTGCCCTCCCCAAGACCATCTGTTTCAAAAGAGCCCAG CCTGTGAATTTCCTGTCAAGGTCCCTGAACCTTTCCTCCTCGAGCAGGAAGAACGACAGCGGTTTACTCAACAGAGCCTTCGTGCAAGTGCAGCCAGAGAAAATGTCCTACAGGAAAATGCCGAGCCATTTCAGACCACCAGCACCA ATGACCAGGGCTTGGAAAGCGGTGGCCTGTGGTGGAACCAGAGACCAACTCTTCATGCAGGAGAAAGCTCGGCAGTTTTTGGGCATGTTGAAACAGAGTCACACATCAAGGACCTTAATCTTATCATGA
- the MYBL2 gene encoding myb-related protein B isoform X2, with protein sequence MARRSRGEDQDELHYQDTDSDVPEQRDSRCKVKWTQEENRSDQQCQYRWLRVLNPDLVKGPWTKEEDQKVIELVKKYGTKQWTLIAKHLKGRLGKQCRERWHNHLNPEVKKSSWTEEEDRIIFEAHKVLGNRWAEIAKLLPGRTDNAVKNHWNSTIKRKVDTGGFLNETKESKSLYLLVEVDDKESQSRMRTGSQTVLPNWPVNISEIKEEDVSDEEVTGVQELPSELPAAELAERNAEGTPDDVVPEDASSFVTSPYKWVVEAANYLYPTSVPAFNEALDMIESDPDGWCDLTQFDLPEEPSAGSSSSSNSPVRQTPSKPAPSLPNVTEYRLDGHTISDLSKSSKGELIPISPHAEVSFGTPPSVLKRQKKRKISLSPVTENATSTSLSFLDSCNSMTPKSTPVKTLPFSPSQFLNFWTKQDTLELENPSLTSTPVCSQKVIVTTPLHRDKTPLLQKNSAFVTPDQKYVVDNTPHTPTPFKNALEKYGPIRPLPQTPHLEEDLKEVLRSEAGIELIIEDDVKPEKQKRKQGLRRSPIKKVRKSLALDIVDEDMTQNMPALPKTICFKRAQPVNFLSRSLNLSSSSRKNDSGLLNRAFVQVQPEKMSYRKMPSHFRPPAPMTRAWKAVACGGTRDQLFMQEKARQFLGMLKQSHTSRTLILS encoded by the exons atGGCGCGCCGCAGCCGCGG TGAGGACCAGGATGAGCTGCACTACCAGGATACCGACTCAGATGTGCCGGAGCAGCGGGACAGCAGGTGCAAAGTCAAGTGGACGCAAGAAGAG AACCGCAGTGATCAGCAGTGTCAGTACCGGTGGCTGAGGGTGTTGAATCCAGACTTGGTTAAGGGCCCTTGGACCAAAGAGGAGGACCAAAAG GTAATTGAACTGGTTAAAAAATACGGCACCAAACAATGGACCCTGATAGCCAAGCACCTGAAAGGGCGGTTAGGGAAGCAGTGCCGGGAACGCTGGCATAACCACCTGAACCCTGAGGTGAAGAAGTCCTCGtggacagaggaggaggatCGCATAATTTTTGAAGCCCACAAGGTCCTGGGGAATCGTTGGGCAGAGATTGccaagctgctgcctgggag gACCGACAATGCTGTGAAGAATCACTGGAATTCCACCATCAAGCGGAAGGTGGACACGGGAGGCTTCCTCAATGAAACTAAGGAGTCCAAGTCACTATACTTGCTTGTGGAGGTGGATGACAAGGAGAGCCAAAGTCGAATGAGAACTGGGAGCCAG ACCGTCCTGCCAAACTGGCCGGTCAATATCTCGGAAATAAAGGAAGAGGATGTCAGCGACGAGGAAGTGACGGGCGTGCAGGAGTTACCCTCAGAGCTGCCAGCTGCCGAACTGGCAGAACGTAATGCTGAGGGGACTCCAGATGATGTGGTGCCTGAGGATGCCTCTTCATTTGTCACATCACCCTACAAATGGGTCGTCGAAGCTGCCAACTATTTGTACCCAACATCAGTGCCAGCCTTCAATGAAGCTCTGGACATGATTGAATCT GACCCAGATGGGTGGTGTGATCTGACCCAGTTTGACCTGCCCGAGGAACCCTCCGCcggcagcagcagtagcagcaacAGCCCGGTGAGACAAACACCCAGCAAGCCAGCACCATCCCTGCCCAATGTGACCGAGTACCGCCTGGACGGCCACACCATCTCCGACCTGAGCAAGAGTAGCAAAGGGGAGCTCATCCCCATCTCTCCACACGCAGAGGTGAGCTTTGGCACGCCGCCCTCTGTGCTGAAGAggcagaagaagaggaagatcTCCCTCTCCCCGGTCACAGAGAATGCCACCAGCACCAGCCTTTCCTTCCTTGACTCCTGCAACAGCATGACGCCCAAGAGCACCCCTGTCAAGACACTGCCCTTCTCTCCATCTCAG TTCTTAAACTTTTGGACCAAACAGGATACACTAGAACTGGAGAACCCATCTCTGACCTCCACGCCTGTGTGCAGTCAGAAGGTGATTGTCACCACCCCTCTGCACAGGGACAAGACCCCTCTGCTCCAGAAGAACTCAGC GTTTGTCACACCAGATCAGAAGTATGTGGTGGACAACACTCCTCACACGCCCACGCCTTTCAAAAATGCCCTGGAGAAATATGGACCAATTAGACCTCTG ccccagactcctcACCTGGAAGAAGACTTGAAAGAGGTGCTCCGAAGTGAAGCTGGCATCGAACTTATCATAGAGGATGATGTGAAGcctgagaaacagaagaggaaacaagGG CTGCGCAGGAGTCCCATCAAGAAGGTCCGGAAGTCTCTGGCCCTGGATATTGTGGATGAAGATATGACGCAAAATATGCCTGCCCTCCCCAAGACCATCTGTTTCAAAAGAGCCCAG CCTGTGAATTTCCTGTCAAGGTCCCTGAACCTTTCCTCCTCGAGCAGGAAGAACGACAGCGGTTTACTCAACAGAGCCTTCGTGCAAGTGCAGCCAGAGAAAATGTCCTACAGGAAAATGCCGAGCCATTTCAGACCACCAGCACCA ATGACCAGGGCTTGGAAAGCGGTGGCCTGTGGTGGAACCAGAGACCAACTCTTCATGCAGGAGAAAGCTCGGCAGTTTTTGGGCATGTTGAAACAGAGTCACACATCAAGGACCTTAATCTTATCATGA
- the LOC142604131 gene encoding uncharacterized protein LOC142604131 — MLSTKKHGTSTLTIKEILENGFVAGAPSHTHSSPGHSYYMDNSSASKPDTWELLMDLDNATKGSSLCVVKQSESLSSSVKTDLQSVTHGVCDLSLVCFCKTHHGQATFDLSGLPCEHLSRAGCLMDMASQNTSTPCKKEKHPKLLENMLSKSTELTGDLSTLGKTPAPRWEISAIKASLDTSLSLDVSTEELQLLGCSKLDMPSLETSVVIPLAWPGAFKRHPTLIHRSATPETQLSDLEPIPVFLHQAQ, encoded by the coding sequence ATGCTGTCCACCAAGAAGCACGGTACCAGCACCCTGACCATAAAGGAAATCCTGGAAAATGGGTTTGTGGCCGGTGCCCCCAGCCATACCCATTCTTCTCCTGGCCACAGTTATTACATGGACAATAGCAGTGCCTCCAAACCAGACACCTGGGAGCTTCTCATGGACTTGGACAATGCAACAAAAGGCAGTTCTCTGTGTGTTGTCAAGCAGTCGGAGTCTCTGAGCAGCTCTGTGAAGACTGACCTGCAGAGTGTGACCCACGGTGTCTGTGACCTCAGCCTTGTCTGCTTCTGCAAGACCCACCATGGTCAGGCCACCTTTGACCTGTCCGGTTTGCCTTGTGAGCACCTCAGCAGAGCCGGCTGCCTGATGGACATGGCGTCGCAGAACACCTCAACGCCgtgcaagaaagaaaagcacccCAAACTGCTGGAGAACATGCTCTCCAAGAGCACTGAGCTCACTGGTGACCTCTCAACCCTTGGGAAGACACCAGCACCCAGATGGGAGATCTCAGCAATAAAAGCCTCCCTGGACACCAGCCTGTCCCTTGATGTCAGCACTGAGGAGCTACAGCTACTGGGATGCTCCAAACTGGACATGCCATCCCTGGAGACCTCTGTAGTAATTCCTCTGGCTTGGCCTGGTGCTTTCAAGAGGCACCCTACGCTGATCCACAGGTCTGCCACCCCTGAGACCCAGCTGAGCGATCTTGAGCCCATCCCTGTGTTTCTGCATCAGGCTCAGTGA
- the MYBL2 gene encoding myb-related protein B isoform X1, whose product MARRSRGEDQDELHYQDTDSDVPEQRDSRCKVKWTQEEDEQLKMLVRHYGQNDWKFLASHFPNRSDQQCQYRWLRVLNPDLVKGPWTKEEDQKVIELVKKYGTKQWTLIAKHLKGRLGKQCRERWHNHLNPEVKKSSWTEEEDRIIFEAHKVLGNRWAEIAKLLPGRTDNAVKNHWNSTIKRKVDTGGFLNETKESKSLYLLVEVDDKESQSRMRTGSQTVLPNWPVNISEIKEEDVSDEEVTGVQELPSELPAAELAERNAEGTPDDVVPEDASSFVTSPYKWVVEAANYLYPTSVPAFNEALDMIESDPDGWCDLTQFDLPEEPSAGSSSSSNSPVRQTPSKPAPSLPNVTEYRLDGHTISDLSKSSKGELIPISPHAEVSFGTPPSVLKRQKKRKISLSPVTENATSTSLSFLDSCNSMTPKSTPVKTLPFSPSQFLNFWTKQDTLELENPSLTSTPVCSQKVIVTTPLHRDKTPLLQKNSAFVTPDQKYVVDNTPHTPTPFKNALEKYGPIRPLPQTPHLEEDLKEVLRSEAGIELIIEDDVKPEKQKRKQGLRRSPIKKVRKSLALDIVDEDMTQNMPALPKTICFKRAQPVNFLSRSLNLSSSSRKNDSGLLNRAFVQVQPEKMSYRKMPSHFRPPAPMTRAWKAVACGGTRDQLFMQEKARQFLGMLKQSHTSRTLILS is encoded by the exons atGGCGCGCCGCAGCCGCGG TGAGGACCAGGATGAGCTGCACTACCAGGATACCGACTCAGATGTGCCGGAGCAGCGGGACAGCAGGTGCAAAGTCAAGTGGACGCAAGAAGAG GATGAGCAGCTGAAGATGTTAGTGAGACATTACGGGCAGAATGACTGGAAGTTCCTGGCCAGTCACTTTCCT AACCGCAGTGATCAGCAGTGTCAGTACCGGTGGCTGAGGGTGTTGAATCCAGACTTGGTTAAGGGCCCTTGGACCAAAGAGGAGGACCAAAAG GTAATTGAACTGGTTAAAAAATACGGCACCAAACAATGGACCCTGATAGCCAAGCACCTGAAAGGGCGGTTAGGGAAGCAGTGCCGGGAACGCTGGCATAACCACCTGAACCCTGAGGTGAAGAAGTCCTCGtggacagaggaggaggatCGCATAATTTTTGAAGCCCACAAGGTCCTGGGGAATCGTTGGGCAGAGATTGccaagctgctgcctgggag gACCGACAATGCTGTGAAGAATCACTGGAATTCCACCATCAAGCGGAAGGTGGACACGGGAGGCTTCCTCAATGAAACTAAGGAGTCCAAGTCACTATACTTGCTTGTGGAGGTGGATGACAAGGAGAGCCAAAGTCGAATGAGAACTGGGAGCCAG ACCGTCCTGCCAAACTGGCCGGTCAATATCTCGGAAATAAAGGAAGAGGATGTCAGCGACGAGGAAGTGACGGGCGTGCAGGAGTTACCCTCAGAGCTGCCAGCTGCCGAACTGGCAGAACGTAATGCTGAGGGGACTCCAGATGATGTGGTGCCTGAGGATGCCTCTTCATTTGTCACATCACCCTACAAATGGGTCGTCGAAGCTGCCAACTATTTGTACCCAACATCAGTGCCAGCCTTCAATGAAGCTCTGGACATGATTGAATCT GACCCAGATGGGTGGTGTGATCTGACCCAGTTTGACCTGCCCGAGGAACCCTCCGCcggcagcagcagtagcagcaacAGCCCGGTGAGACAAACACCCAGCAAGCCAGCACCATCCCTGCCCAATGTGACCGAGTACCGCCTGGACGGCCACACCATCTCCGACCTGAGCAAGAGTAGCAAAGGGGAGCTCATCCCCATCTCTCCACACGCAGAGGTGAGCTTTGGCACGCCGCCCTCTGTGCTGAAGAggcagaagaagaggaagatcTCCCTCTCCCCGGTCACAGAGAATGCCACCAGCACCAGCCTTTCCTTCCTTGACTCCTGCAACAGCATGACGCCCAAGAGCACCCCTGTCAAGACACTGCCCTTCTCTCCATCTCAG TTCTTAAACTTTTGGACCAAACAGGATACACTAGAACTGGAGAACCCATCTCTGACCTCCACGCCTGTGTGCAGTCAGAAGGTGATTGTCACCACCCCTCTGCACAGGGACAAGACCCCTCTGCTCCAGAAGAACTCAGC GTTTGTCACACCAGATCAGAAGTATGTGGTGGACAACACTCCTCACACGCCCACGCCTTTCAAAAATGCCCTGGAGAAATATGGACCAATTAGACCTCTG ccccagactcctcACCTGGAAGAAGACTTGAAAGAGGTGCTCCGAAGTGAAGCTGGCATCGAACTTATCATAGAGGATGATGTGAAGcctgagaaacagaagaggaaacaagGG CTGCGCAGGAGTCCCATCAAGAAGGTCCGGAAGTCTCTGGCCCTGGATATTGTGGATGAAGATATGACGCAAAATATGCCTGCCCTCCCCAAGACCATCTGTTTCAAAAGAGCCCAG CCTGTGAATTTCCTGTCAAGGTCCCTGAACCTTTCCTCCTCGAGCAGGAAGAACGACAGCGGTTTACTCAACAGAGCCTTCGTGCAAGTGCAGCCAGAGAAAATGTCCTACAGGAAAATGCCGAGCCATTTCAGACCACCAGCACCA ATGACCAGGGCTTGGAAAGCGGTGGCCTGTGGTGGAACCAGAGACCAACTCTTCATGCAGGAGAAAGCTCGGCAGTTTTTGGGCATGTTGAAACAGAGTCACACATCAAGGACCTTAATCTTATCATGA